The following proteins are encoded in a genomic region of Colletotrichum higginsianum IMI 349063 chromosome 9, whole genome shotgun sequence:
- a CDS encoding Ssh-4: MRFTTGRPRYTINPKTRWSVSAWPPSRTRCSGYPVCPFLSLAEPHGANPLGFHKHSVAYLSAGQRRCNQPFAGTPYGPQYVQGDVIGVGYRPRTGTIFFTRNGKKLEDVVHGVKSQNFFPAVGANGPCIVHVNFGQAGFVFIEANVKKWGLAPMTGSLAPPPPYGSEQGDILLEAGRKDGYTAASQQRSPSQTQSYSQASLGPQHGRTRSGNFRVLPPRSPGPVRSPTDISLTHFVSDDEGGEPSSSTNRGHQGQSVVGLGLQDALNPPPEYTSPDHSDAGSRRNSTDSENTPLIRVLNRSRGTSAAGGGVPSHPPIPSYTDAVRAGAGREENSTSRPNRHGNRSRSQSAQ; this comes from the coding sequence ATGAGGTTTACTACTGGGAGGCCAAGATATACGATAAACCCGAAAACACGTTGGTCAGTATCGGCATGGCCACCAAGCCGTACCCGTTGTTCAGGCTACCCGGTATGTCCATTCCTGTCTCTCGCAGAACCACACGGCGCTAACCCTCTAGGCTTTCACAAACATTCCGTAGCCTACTTGTCAGCGGGCCAGCGTCGCTGCAACCAGCCCTTCGCTGGGACACCCTACGGCCCTCAGTACGTCCAGGGCGACGTCATCGGTGTGGGCTATCGTCCACGAACCGGTACCATTTTTTTCACACGCAACGGCAAGAAGCTGGAGGACGTCGTCCACGGAGTCAAGTCGCAGAACTTTTTCCCTGCCGTCGGTGCCAACGGACCGTGCATCGTCCATGTCAACTTTGGCCAggccggcttcgtcttcaTCGAGGCCAACGTAAAAAAATGGGGACTCGCCCCGATGACGGGCAGTCTCGCCCCGCCTCCGCCCTACGGCTCTGAGCAGGGCGACATCCTGCTGGAGGCCGGACGCAAAGACGGATACACAGCTGCCAGCCAGCAGCGTTCACCCTCGCAGACCCAGTCGTACTCGCAGGCTAGTCTGGGTCCTCAGCATGGGCGGACAAGAAGCGGAAATTTCAGAGTACTGCCACCGAGGAGCCCTGGTCCCGTAAGAAGCCCAACTGACATCTCCCTGACTCATTTCGtctccgacgacgaaggcggcgagccaagcagcagcaccaacCGTGGACACCAAGGGCAGAGCGTCGTTGGGCTCGGGCTTCAAGATGCTTTGAACCCTCCACCCGAGTATACGAGCCCCGATCACTCGGATGCCGGTAGTCGCCGAAACAGCACGGACAGCGAGAACACGCCGTTGATTCGCGTTCTCAATCGTAGTCGTGGGACATctgcggccggcggcggcgtaccTTCGCACCCTCCTATACCCAGCTACACCGACGCGGTGCGAGCCGGCGCGGGGCGGGAGGAGAACAGCACTTCACGACCCAACCGGCACGGCAACCGGTCAAGGTCACAGAGCGCACAATGA
- a CDS encoding calcineurin-like phosphoesterase, translating to MEMWPIDFNQCTLTQNNEAGIDRLVKAFIFNNPYYPQLNQSDDYDKGLWVVFCKPQAHPELQPGHIHRTCGAGEREGSRDTTDVELGPDCFAMGNRN from the exons ATGGAAATGTGGCCCATTGACTTCAACCA GTGTACCCTAACCCAGAACAATGAAGCTGGTATTGACAGGCTTGTCAAGGCTTTTATCTTTAACAATCCTTACTATCCTCAACTAAACCAGTCGGACGACTACGACAAGGGGCTCTGGGTTGTCTTTTGCAAGCCACAAGCTCACCCAGAGCTCCAGCCCGGACACATTCATCGCACGTGTGGAGCTGGAGAGCGAGAA GGCTCGCGGGATACCACCGACGTCGAGTTGGGACCTGATTGCTTTGCGATGGGCAACAGGAACTAG